Proteins from a genomic interval of Paenibacillus lentus:
- the sstT gene encoding serine/threonine transporter SstT, with the protein MKTIILKWNKISLVKRIFAGIILGVILALVVPKATGIAIFGSLFVSALKAVAPILVLFLVMSTISNHKKGIQTNMKKIIVLYGIGTFLAGFVAVGASFIFPVSLSLVTETAEMTSPESIVEVLKNLLFQVVDNPANALLSANYIGILAWAILLGLALKGVNDTTKNLITHFSDAISKIVTWVIQFAPFGIMGLVFETITTNGLISLLDYGKLLFVLIGCMLFIALVVNPLIVFLNTRENPYPLVFSCLRESGITAFFTRSSAANIPINMRLCEKLKLNPDTYSVSIPLGATINMAGAAVTISVLTLAAVHTLGIQVDFGTALILSVLSAIAATGASGVPGGSLLLIPLACSLFGISNDIAMQVVGVGFIIGVLQDSFETALNSSSDVLFTATAEYAKQRKEDKRAIVST; encoded by the coding sequence ATGAAAACAATCATACTCAAGTGGAACAAGATAAGTCTCGTAAAACGAATTTTCGCGGGAATTATACTTGGGGTTATTTTGGCGTTAGTTGTTCCTAAAGCAACAGGCATTGCTATTTTCGGATCATTGTTTGTGTCCGCGCTTAAGGCAGTCGCCCCCATATTAGTTTTGTTTCTCGTCATGTCCACCATATCCAATCATAAAAAAGGGATTCAGACGAACATGAAGAAAATTATCGTTCTGTATGGCATTGGCACGTTTCTGGCGGGGTTTGTAGCCGTCGGAGCTAGCTTTATCTTTCCGGTTAGCCTTTCGCTAGTTACGGAGACCGCTGAAATGACTTCACCTGAAAGCATTGTTGAAGTGTTGAAGAACCTGCTGTTTCAGGTTGTGGACAATCCAGCCAATGCCTTGCTAAGCGCTAATTATATCGGTATTCTCGCCTGGGCGATTCTGCTTGGGCTTGCTTTAAAAGGGGTTAATGATACTACGAAGAATTTAATCACTCATTTCTCGGACGCCATATCCAAAATTGTCACTTGGGTCATTCAATTTGCGCCGTTCGGAATTATGGGGCTTGTATTCGAGACGATTACAACTAATGGGCTTATCTCACTGCTCGATTACGGAAAGTTACTTTTCGTCCTGATCGGATGTATGCTATTTATAGCCCTTGTCGTTAATCCATTGATCGTATTCCTGAACACTCGTGAAAATCCTTACCCTCTTGTATTTAGCTGTTTGAGGGAAAGCGGGATAACGGCATTTTTCACACGCAGTTCCGCGGCCAACATTCCGATTAATATGAGACTGTGCGAAAAATTAAAGCTGAATCCGGACACCTATTCGGTCTCCATTCCATTAGGCGCTACGATCAATATGGCAGGTGCGGCGGTTACGATTTCCGTCTTAACCCTTGCGGCCGTTCATACGCTCGGCATTCAAGTTGATTTCGGCACAGCGCTGATTCTCAGTGTCCTATCCGCTATAGCTGCGACGGGAGCTTCGGGCGTTCCCGGTGGATCTCTGCTACTGATTCCGCTAGCATGCAGCTTGTTCGGCATATCAAATGATATCGCCATGCAGGTCGTCGGCGTAGGCTTCATTATCGGGGTTTTGCAGGATTCTTTCGAAACGGCACTGAATTCATCCTCAGACGTATTATTTACGGCGACTGCCGAATATGCTAAACAACGCAAAGAAGACAAGAGAGCAATTGTGAGCACTTAA
- a CDS encoding NAD(P)/FAD-dependent oxidoreductase, with amino-acid sequence MPKYIVIGAGIVGASTAYQLANNGAEVIIVDRRDKGQATDAAAGIICPWLSQRRNQAWYRLAREGASFYPALIEELEKDGETETGYARVGALRIHRETDKLIELEKRANQRKQDAPEMGDITLLTPCEVKRLFPPLADDYAALHVAGAARVDGRALREALLRAAIRKGATLLDGEADLCHDGDKVTGVRVRNEMIFADAVIVCTGAWINPVVAPLGVDFRATFQKAQIVHLALPGMDTGSWPVIIPPGDQYILSFDRSRIVIGATHENDPQGYDTRVTAGGLHEVISKALAYAPGLASGSFLEARVGFRPFTPGFLPVIGALPGWKGIFVANGLGSSGLTMGPYIGCQLAKLVLGMNLDIALDDYKVEGAIGP; translated from the coding sequence ATGCCAAAGTATATTGTGATAGGTGCGGGGATAGTAGGTGCTTCTACGGCATATCAATTGGCCAACAACGGAGCAGAAGTCATCATTGTTGACCGAAGGGACAAAGGACAGGCAACAGATGCTGCGGCTGGGATCATTTGCCCTTGGCTTTCGCAGAGACGCAATCAAGCCTGGTACAGACTGGCCAGGGAAGGGGCCAGCTTTTATCCCGCATTGATTGAGGAGCTGGAAAAGGACGGGGAAACCGAAACTGGATACGCGCGAGTTGGAGCACTTCGTATCCATCGGGAAACGGACAAGCTTATTGAGCTGGAAAAGCGCGCCAATCAGCGCAAGCAGGATGCCCCGGAGATGGGCGACATTACGCTGCTCACTCCGTGTGAGGTGAAGCGATTGTTTCCTCCGCTTGCCGATGATTACGCCGCGCTGCATGTTGCCGGGGCTGCCCGCGTCGATGGACGCGCTCTTCGAGAGGCGTTGCTTCGCGCTGCGATTCGAAAAGGCGCAACGCTTCTGGATGGAGAAGCAGATCTGTGCCATGACGGCGATAAGGTTACAGGCGTAAGGGTACGGAATGAAATGATTTTTGCCGATGCAGTTATCGTTTGTACTGGCGCATGGATCAATCCGGTGGTTGCACCGTTAGGCGTGGATTTCAGAGCGACATTCCAAAAAGCACAGATCGTCCATCTGGCCTTGCCGGGTATGGATACGGGCAGTTGGCCTGTTATCATACCGCCAGGTGACCAGTATATCCTGTCTTTTGACCGCAGTCGAATTGTGATTGGTGCAACCCATGAAAATGATCCGCAAGGTTACGATACCCGTGTTACGGCAGGAGGCCTGCACGAGGTGATCAGTAAGGCATTAGCGTATGCGCCGGGACTAGCCAGCGGTAGTTTTTTGGAGGCAAGGGTCGGTTTTCGCCCGTTTACCCCAGGCTTTCTTCCGGTGATCGGTGCTTTACCGGGCTGGAAAGGCATCTTTGTTGCCAATGGTTTGGGGTCATCGGGGCTAACCATGGGTCCTTATATCGGCTGTCAACTGGCCAAGCTGGTTCTTGGGATGAATCTCGATATTGCCTTGGACGATTACAAGGTGGAAGGAGCGATAGGGCCATAA
- the asd gene encoding aspartate-semialdehyde dehydrogenase has protein sequence MGEKLKVGIIGGTGMVGQRFVQLLDGHPWFTVTAIAASANSAGKTYEESVQGRWKLSTPIPDGVKNIVVQDAAKVEEVTSEVDFVFCAVDMKKAEIQALEEAYAKTGTPVISNNSAHRWTPDVPMVIPEVNPQHLEVIAAQRKRLGTETGFIAVKPNCSIQSYVPALHALLDFEPTTVVASTYQAISGAGKNFNDWPEMLDNVIPYIGGEEEKSEQEPLRIWGRVEDGQVIKASAPLITTQCIRVPVTDGHLATVFVSFKKKPSKEEIIARWQQFRGRAQELDLPSAPKQFITYFEEENRPQSGLDRDIERGMGVSTGRLREDSLYDYKFVGLSHNTLRGAAGGAVLIAELLKAEGYIQPK, from the coding sequence TAAAAGTAGGCATTATTGGCGGTACGGGAATGGTCGGTCAGCGTTTTGTGCAGTTATTGGATGGGCACCCTTGGTTTACAGTAACGGCGATTGCAGCTAGCGCGAACTCTGCCGGGAAAACATATGAGGAATCCGTACAGGGCAGATGGAAGCTGTCTACGCCAATACCAGATGGAGTGAAGAATATCGTTGTTCAGGATGCAGCGAAAGTAGAAGAGGTGACGTCTGAAGTTGATTTTGTTTTTTGTGCGGTCGATATGAAAAAAGCTGAAATTCAGGCTTTGGAAGAGGCTTATGCAAAAACGGGAACCCCGGTCATTTCCAACAACTCGGCTCATCGCTGGACGCCGGATGTACCGATGGTCATTCCTGAAGTGAATCCGCAGCATCTCGAGGTCATTGCTGCTCAGCGCAAACGGCTCGGAACGGAGACCGGGTTTATCGCCGTTAAACCCAATTGCTCCATTCAGAGTTATGTTCCAGCTTTGCATGCTCTATTGGATTTTGAACCGACAACGGTGGTCGCGTCGACGTATCAGGCCATTTCCGGAGCGGGCAAAAATTTCAATGATTGGCCAGAAATGCTGGACAACGTTATTCCTTATATTGGTGGGGAAGAGGAAAAGAGCGAGCAGGAGCCGCTGCGCATCTGGGGCCGTGTTGAGGATGGCCAGGTTATTAAGGCAAGCGCGCCTCTGATTACGACGCAATGTATCCGCGTCCCTGTAACGGACGGACATTTGGCGACTGTATTTGTATCTTTTAAGAAGAAACCTTCCAAAGAGGAAATCATTGCTCGTTGGCAGCAATTTAGAGGAAGAGCGCAGGAGCTTGATCTGCCAAGCGCACCGAAGCAGTTTATTACCTACTTTGAAGAAGAAAACAGACCACAGAGCGGGCTCGACCGTGACATCGAGCGGGGCATGGGCGTCTCGACGGGTAGATTGCGCGAAGATTCGCTCTACGACTATAAATTTGTAGGCTTATCCCACAATACGTTGCGCGGAGCGGCCGGGGGCGCTGTACTGATCGCAGAGCTGCTTAAAGCAGAAGGCTATATTCAGCCGAAATAG